A window of Dorea formicigenerans contains these coding sequences:
- a CDS encoding alpha/beta-type small acid-soluble spore protein has product MANRSSNKAAVPEAKGALDKFKYEVATELGVPLTDGYNGDLTSRQNGSVGGYMVKKMIEQQEKQMAGK; this is encoded by the coding sequence ATGGCAAATCGTTCATCTAACAAAGCAGCAGTTCCAGAGGCAAAAGGAGCACTGGACAAATTCAAGTATGAGGTAGCAACAGAACTTGGAGTACCATTAACAGACGGTTACAATGGTGATCTGACTTCCAGACAGAATGGATCAGTTGGTGGTTATATGGTAAAAAAGATGATTGAACAGCAGGAAAAACAGATGGCCGGTAAATAA
- the rsmD gene encoding 16S rRNA (guanine(966)-N(2))-methyltransferase RsmD, giving the protein MRVIAGTARRLQLKTLDGMDTRPTTDRIKETLFNMISAELYDSNFLDLFSGSGGIGIEALSRGAANAVFVEKNPKAMKCIQENLESTKLKDRAKTMQMDVFAALSRLNGEWKFEYIFMDPPYNHEWEKQVLEFLTDTTLLADDGIIIVEASKETDLSYAEELGYSIIKEKMYKTNKHIFLEKE; this is encoded by the coding sequence ATGAGAGTAATTGCAGGAACAGCCAGACGTCTGCAGCTTAAGACACTGGATGGAATGGATACAAGACCTACAACAGACCGGATAAAAGAAACATTGTTTAATATGATTTCGGCAGAACTCTATGATAGTAATTTTCTGGATCTCTTTTCCGGAAGCGGCGGGATTGGGATTGAGGCGCTGAGCCGCGGGGCGGCAAATGCGGTATTCGTAGAGAAGAATCCAAAAGCTATGAAGTGCATACAGGAGAATCTGGAATCTACAAAATTAAAAGACCGGGCAAAGACGATGCAGATGGACGTATTTGCGGCGCTTTCGAGACTGAATGGTGAGTGGAAGTTTGAGTATATATTTATGGATCCACCGTATAATCACGAATGGGAAAAGCAAGTGCTGGAATTTCTCACTGATACGACTTTGCTGGCGGATGACGGAATTATTATCGTGGAAGCATCGAAGGAGACAGATCTGTCTTATGCAGAAGAACTGGGCTATTCCATAATAAAAGAAAAGATGTATAAGACAAATAAACACATTTTCCTGGAGAAAGAATAA
- the coaD gene encoding pantetheine-phosphate adenylyltransferase, whose protein sequence is MKRAIYPGSFDPVTYGHLDIIRRSAPLVDELVIGVLNNNAKTPLFSVEERVKMLNEVTRDMTNVIVVPFDGLLVEFAKKMDACMIVRGLRAITDFEYELQMAQTNHKLEPSVETVFLTTSLEYSYLSSTIVKEVAFYHGDISKFVPDVVRERIREKMNQKGECR, encoded by the coding sequence ATGAAGAGAGCAATTTATCCCGGAAGTTTTGATCCGGTTACATATGGACATTTGGATATTATCAGAAGATCCGCACCGCTTGTGGACGAGCTGGTCATCGGAGTATTGAATAATAATGCAAAAACCCCGTTGTTTTCCGTAGAGGAACGTGTTAAAATGTTAAATGAGGTAACACGGGATATGACAAATGTAATCGTAGTCCCATTTGATGGGCTGCTGGTAGAATTTGCCAAAAAGATGGATGCCTGTATGATAGTTCGAGGACTCAGGGCGATCACAGATTTTGAATATGAGCTTCAGATGGCTCAGACGAACCATAAACTGGAGCCAAGTGTTGAGACAGTTTTTTTAACGACAAGCCTGGAGTATTCTTATCTGAGCTCTACCATAGTAAAAGAAGTAGCTTTCTATCATGGAGATATTTCAAAGTTTGTTCCCGATGTTGTGCGAGAAAGAATAAGGGAGAAAATGAATCAAAAAGGAGAGTGTAGATAA
- a CDS encoding nucleoside recognition domain-containing protein, which produces MKNHFFQFFLILCFFVMLLFPSEVFEGAKSGLLLWFLTVLPTLFPFLLISRLLLDSCACSLLNKLLAPVISRLFGISAQGSFAFIVGFLCGYPMGAKITADLFHARQISKAEASYLLSFCNNTSPAFLIHYIVLGYFQNPRLIFPSVLILYGTPILLTFFFRIKKHFASSNTTDITSPFTISKIPSCSLDFCLMDSSEAIVKIGGYIILFSVILNLLQKLPLSHPFYQLFLLPSLELTNGCALLNKTITAQTIPLSFPIYYSLCMGHTAFGGWCALFQTGSMINGSGLSLNSYARKKLVTALVTSLFAYLYIRST; this is translated from the coding sequence ATGAAAAATCATTTTTTTCAGTTTTTTCTGATCCTATGCTTTTTTGTGATGCTTTTATTTCCTTCTGAAGTATTTGAAGGCGCAAAATCCGGACTTCTACTTTGGTTCCTTACTGTTTTGCCAACGCTTTTTCCATTTCTTCTCATTTCACGCCTGCTTCTTGACTCTTGTGCCTGTTCACTTTTAAACAAACTCCTTGCTCCTGTGATAAGCCGTCTGTTCGGCATTTCCGCCCAAGGTTCCTTCGCTTTTATTGTAGGATTTCTGTGTGGTTATCCTATGGGGGCAAAGATTACCGCCGATCTCTTTCATGCAAGGCAGATTTCAAAAGCAGAAGCTTCTTATCTACTGTCATTTTGCAATAATACAAGCCCTGCATTCCTCATCCATTATATTGTTCTCGGATATTTTCAGAACCCCAGACTCATTTTCCCATCTGTGCTGATCTTATACGGAACGCCAATCCTACTAACTTTTTTCTTTCGCATAAAGAAACATTTCGCATCATCGAACACTACAGACATTACATCTCCATTCACTATTTCAAAAATTCCTTCATGTTCTCTCGATTTCTGTCTTATGGATAGTTCTGAGGCTATCGTTAAAATCGGCGGATATATTATCCTTTTTTCCGTCATTTTAAATTTACTCCAAAAGCTCCCGCTTTCACACCCGTTTTATCAGTTATTTCTTCTGCCATCTTTAGAACTAACTAACGGCTGCGCTCTCTTAAACAAAACAATAACCGCCCAGACCATCCCTCTGTCTTTTCCTATCTATTATAGCCTCTGTATGGGACACACTGCTTTCGGCGGCTGGTGTGCACTTTTTCAGACAGGCAGCATGATAAATGGAAGCGGACTTTCTCTCAACTCCTATGCAAGAAAAAAACTGGTCACCGCTCTGGTGACCAGTCTGTTTGCTTATCTTTATATACGTTCAACCTAA
- a CDS encoding aminoacyl-histidine dipeptidase — protein sequence MVLENLEPKEVFRFFEEICQVPHGTFDTKRISDYCVAFAKERGLACIQDETNNIIISKPGTVGYENSEPVIIQGHMDMVCEKRPESNHDFKKDPLELYVEDGYVKAKDTTLGGDDGIAVAMALAILDSKDIPHPPIEAVFTVDEEIGMGGAENIDLSVLKGKKLINIDSEEEGILTVGCAGGFGYNTEIPVTRENAEGEKISIRIHGLLGGHSGAEIHKQRGNGHKMMGRLLNHVSSETDIRLISIAGGTKNNVISSECKAEILVAKEDADKVKASVAELKATWDKEFLGKEPGLTVDVEEESVSGVAVMNAESTKRVITYFVICPNGVQCYDRELEGLVETSLNLGIVETTKDAVKLESLVRSSMESKKADMKEILDTCAQAVGANGKVQGGYPAWEYKVDSELRKVMVETFVEQYGKEPVVSTIHAGLECGLFLGKKPDLDCVSMGPDLLDIHSFNEKLDIASTQRTWEYLKGVLAKLK from the coding sequence ATGGTATTAGAAAATTTAGAACCAAAAGAAGTATTTCGATTTTTCGAGGAAATCTGCCAGGTACCTCATGGTACATTCGATACAAAGCGAATCAGTGATTACTGCGTAGCATTTGCAAAAGAAAGAGGACTTGCATGCATACAGGATGAGACGAATAACATTATCATTTCCAAACCGGGAACAGTGGGATATGAGAACAGTGAACCGGTCATTATTCAGGGACATATGGATATGGTATGCGAGAAACGTCCGGAATCAAATCATGATTTTAAGAAAGATCCGCTTGAACTGTATGTAGAAGACGGATATGTAAAAGCAAAAGACACTACACTTGGCGGTGATGACGGTATTGCAGTTGCTATGGCACTGGCGATTTTGGACAGCAAGGATATTCCGCATCCACCAATTGAGGCTGTGTTTACGGTAGATGAAGAGATTGGAATGGGTGGAGCAGAGAATATTGACTTGTCCGTACTTAAAGGAAAGAAGCTTATTAATATTGACTCTGAAGAAGAGGGAATCCTGACAGTTGGCTGTGCAGGCGGATTCGGATATAATACTGAGATTCCAGTCACACGCGAGAATGCAGAAGGAGAGAAAATCAGTATCCGTATCCACGGACTTCTTGGAGGACATTCCGGAGCGGAGATTCACAAACAGCGTGGAAATGGACATAAAATGATGGGAAGACTTTTGAATCACGTATCTTCGGAGACTGACATCCGCCTGATCAGCATTGCAGGAGGAACAAAGAACAATGTCATTTCAAGTGAGTGTAAGGCAGAGATCCTTGTGGCGAAAGAAGATGCTGATAAAGTAAAAGCTTCTGTTGCAGAGTTGAAAGCAACATGGGACAAGGAATTCCTTGGAAAAGAACCGGGACTTACTGTGGATGTTGAAGAAGAAAGTGTATCTGGTGTGGCAGTTATGAACGCGGAGAGTACAAAACGTGTGATCACATATTTTGTAATCTGCCCGAACGGAGTACAGTGTTATGACCGTGAACTGGAAGGGCTGGTTGAAACTTCCCTGAATCTTGGTATTGTAGAAACGACTAAGGACGCTGTAAAACTTGAAAGTCTTGTAAGAAGTTCTATGGAGAGTAAGAAAGCAGATATGAAAGAAATCCTGGATACTTGTGCACAGGCTGTCGGAGCTAACGGAAAGGTGCAGGGTGGATATCCTGCATGGGAGTACAAAGTAGATTCCGAACTTCGCAAAGTAATGGTAGAGACATTCGTAGAGCAGTATGGAAAAGAACCGGTTGTATCTACCATTCACGCCGGACTGGAGTGTGGACTTTTCCTTGGAAAGAAACCAGATTTGGATTGTGTATCTATGGGACCGGATCTTTTGGATATTCATTCCTTTAATGAGAAGCTGGATATTGCCTCTACACAGAGAACATGGGAATACTTAAAAGGAGTTCTTGCAAAATTAAAATAG
- a CDS encoding M23 family metallopeptidase has protein sequence MKKNRNLRNKQVYTWQVSLRLFAILLVIALLDAVGISISYTSGKHMTDRMLTLAAQQFRDKFFSEELRQNKYLSLTCRQAMQNVEKEALYFPIPESDLDKSLKVSFVDTWHMERNYGGKRVHEGTDLMAAENKRGLYPVVSVSDGTVKNKGWLEKGGWRIGIISDSSTYYYYAHLDSYTNLKIGDYVRAGELLGYMGDSGYGAEGTVGQFPVHLHFGIYFYENGKEISVNPYEVLLFLENKKLIYSYF, from the coding sequence ATGAAGAAAAACAGGAATCTTAGAAATAAACAAGTGTATACCTGGCAGGTAAGCTTGAGGCTGTTTGCAATTCTGCTTGTGATAGCGCTACTGGATGCTGTTGGAATATCAATTTCATATACGTCCGGAAAACACATGACAGATCGAATGCTGACGTTGGCTGCGCAGCAATTTCGAGATAAATTTTTTTCGGAAGAACTGCGTCAGAATAAATACCTGTCTTTAACATGCAGGCAGGCGATGCAAAATGTGGAAAAAGAGGCCTTGTATTTCCCGATTCCAGAGTCTGATTTGGATAAATCCTTGAAAGTAAGTTTTGTGGACACCTGGCATATGGAACGTAATTATGGCGGAAAGCGGGTGCATGAAGGAACAGATCTTATGGCGGCTGAAAATAAACGGGGGCTGTATCCGGTGGTGAGCGTCAGTGACGGAACGGTGAAAAATAAGGGCTGGCTTGAAAAAGGGGGTTGGCGGATTGGTATCATAAGCGATAGTAGTACATATTACTACTACGCGCATCTGGACTCTTATACAAACCTGAAAATAGGAGATTATGTAAGAGCAGGAGAATTGCTTGGGTACATGGGAGACAGCGGTTATGGAGCAGAAGGAACGGTGGGACAGTTTCCCGTACATTTACATTTTGGGATTTATTTTTATGAAAATGGGAAAGAAATCAGCGTTAATCCGTATGAAGTGCTTTTGTTTTTAGAAAATAAAAAATTAATCTATTCATATTTCTAG
- a CDS encoding RsmF rRNA methyltransferase first C-terminal domain-containing protein, with translation MRLPENFEKKMRDLLKEDFDDYIACYEEPRYYGLRVNTNKISVEEFKKICPFEIEPIPWIENGFYYDGEHVTPSKHPYYFAGLYYLQEPSAMTPANRLPVEPGDKVLDVCAAPGGKATELGAKLQGEGVLAANDISNSRAKGLLKNIEVFGIGNVLVLSEEPGKMESYFTEYFDKILIDAPCSGEGMFRKDKKMVSAWEEHGPDFFCNIQKSIILQAARMLKQGGMMLYSTCTFDPKENEQVIEHLLKTYPEFRILKIAPYEGFVQGMPEVTESRDPSLADTVRIFPHKMKGEGHYLALVQKGEPCDRVKGELTGGKGKKKLPEELEEFLNDVKKEIRTDLLDIHGERVYVMPAGLPNLKGLRFLRTGLLLGELKKKRFEPSQAFAMTLKKDDYEKIVDLPLEDDRVSRYLKGETLDVDDLVEMKAKGWYLVCVDGYPLGWGKLANGTLKNKYLPGWRLNS, from the coding sequence ATGAGATTGCCAGAGAATTTTGAAAAAAAGATGCGAGATCTTCTGAAAGAAGATTTTGACGATTATATTGCATGTTATGAAGAGCCACGTTATTATGGGCTTCGTGTAAATACGAATAAAATTTCCGTAGAAGAGTTTAAAAAGATCTGTCCGTTTGAAATCGAGCCGATTCCCTGGATTGAGAATGGATTCTATTATGACGGGGAGCATGTAACTCCGTCTAAACATCCATATTATTTTGCAGGGCTTTATTATCTGCAGGAGCCAAGTGCCATGACACCGGCAAACCGGCTTCCGGTGGAACCGGGAGACAAGGTGTTAGATGTATGTGCGGCACCGGGAGGAAAGGCTACGGAGCTTGGAGCAAAGCTTCAAGGGGAAGGAGTACTTGCGGCCAATGATATTAGTAATTCCAGAGCCAAGGGACTTCTGAAAAATATTGAGGTGTTCGGTATTGGCAATGTTCTTGTTTTAAGTGAAGAGCCTGGAAAAATGGAAAGCTATTTTACAGAGTATTTTGATAAGATTCTGATTGACGCACCGTGTTCCGGAGAAGGAATGTTCCGAAAAGATAAAAAAATGGTATCTGCATGGGAGGAGCATGGGCCGGACTTTTTCTGTAATATTCAGAAGAGCATTATCTTGCAGGCTGCTCGTATGTTAAAGCAAGGCGGAATGATGCTGTACTCCACCTGTACTTTTGATCCGAAAGAAAATGAGCAGGTCATCGAACATTTACTTAAGACCTATCCGGAATTTAGAATCTTGAAGATTGCGCCATATGAAGGCTTTGTTCAGGGAATGCCGGAAGTGACAGAATCACGGGATCCGTCGCTTGCGGATACTGTCCGCATATTTCCACATAAAATGAAAGGGGAAGGACATTATCTGGCACTTGTACAAAAGGGCGAACCGTGTGACCGTGTGAAAGGTGAACTGACCGGTGGAAAAGGAAAGAAGAAATTACCAGAGGAACTGGAAGAATTTTTAAATGATGTAAAGAAAGAAATCCGTACGGATCTTCTGGATATCCACGGCGAGCGTGTCTATGTAATGCCGGCAGGGCTTCCAAATCTTAAGGGACTTCGGTTCCTGCGTACCGGACTTTTACTTGGAGAACTTAAGAAAAAACGGTTTGAGCCAAGCCAGGCCTTTGCCATGACCCTCAAAAAAGATGATTATGAGAAGATTGTTGATCTGCCACTAGAAGATGATCGTGTGAGCCGTTATCTGAAAGGGGAAACACTGGATGTTGATGATTTGGTAGAGATGAAAGCAAAAGGCTGGTATCTGGTCTGCGTGGATGGTTATCCATTGGGATGGGGAAAGCTTGCTAATGGAACTTTGAAGAATAAATATCTGCCGGGATGGAGGTTGAATTCATGA
- a CDS encoding pseudouridine synthase: protein MIRLDKFLSEMGVGTRQEVKQYIRKGKVEVDGEIAKRPELKVDETKANVTLDGERIGYASYVYYMLNKPSGVVSATEDKREKTVIDLIKGQKRKDLFPVGRLDKDTVGLLLITNDGNLAHRLLSPKHHVDKCYFAKVQGNVTKDDAEKFAEGVNIGTEDEPEITMPGKLDIIKSDDLSEIRLTIQEGKFHQVKRMFQAVGKEVVYLKRERMGSLILDDNLAEGEYRMLTEEELKNLLF, encoded by the coding sequence ATGATCCGGTTAGACAAGTTCCTGTCTGAGATGGGCGTAGGAACCAGGCAGGAAGTGAAGCAGTATATTCGAAAAGGCAAAGTAGAGGTAGATGGCGAGATTGCAAAGCGCCCGGAACTTAAAGTGGACGAGACAAAAGCAAATGTTACACTGGACGGTGAACGAATCGGATATGCCTCTTATGTATACTATATGTTGAATAAACCGTCGGGGGTGGTGTCTGCAACAGAAGATAAACGCGAGAAGACCGTGATCGATTTGATCAAGGGACAGAAGCGGAAAGATCTGTTCCCGGTGGGTCGTCTGGATAAGGATACGGTGGGACTTCTTTTAATTACAAATGATGGAAATCTGGCACACCGGTTACTTTCTCCGAAACATCATGTGGATAAGTGCTATTTTGCAAAAGTGCAGGGGAACGTTACAAAAGACGATGCGGAAAAATTTGCAGAAGGTGTAAATATTGGCACAGAAGATGAACCGGAGATCACGATGCCGGGAAAACTCGACATTATAAAAAGTGATGATTTATCCGAAATACGTCTGACCATCCAGGAAGGAAAGTTTCATCAAGTAAAACGCATGTTCCAGGCAGTGGGAAAAGAGGTTGTTTATCTGAAACGGGAACGTATGGGCAGCTTGATTCTGGATGATAATCTGGCAGAGGGCGAATACCGCATGCTGACCGAAGAAGAATTAAAGAATTTATTATTTTGA
- a CDS encoding YgiQ family radical SAM protein, which translates to MSQGFLPICKKDMEERGWEQLDFVYISGDAYVDHPSFGPAVITRLLEDYGYKVGIIAQPDWKDKNSITVLGEPRLAFLVSAGNMDSMVNHYSVSKRRRSTDAYTPGGVMGKRPDYAVTVYGNLIRQVYKKTPIILGGIEASLRRLAHYDYWSNKLKRSVLLDSGADIISYGMGEHSIIEIAEALDSGLSIQDITYIPGTVCKVKSLDSVYEPTILPSYEQLKEDKLNYARSFYVQYCNTDPFSGKCLVEPYSDHLYVVQNPPAKPLSQDEMDLVYGLPYMRTYHPSYEKDGGVPAIKEIKFSLISNRGCFGGCSFCALTFHQGRIVQTRSHESLLKEANEMVKDKDFKGYIHDVGGPTANFRAPSCEKQLKYGVCKEKQCLFPKPCKNMKVDHRDYVALLRKLRKIPGVKKVFIRSGIRFDYVMADKDDTFLKELCQYHISGQLKVAPEHVSDAVLEKMGKPENSVYKGFVKRYKKMNERLGMDQYLVPYLMSSHPGSTLKEAVELAEHLRDLGYMPEQVQDFYPTPSTISTCMYYTGVDPRNMKPVYVPKNPHEKAMQRALIQYRDPKNYDLVMEALRKSGRMDLVGFDQKCLIKPRKIKSDMSGVKRKQNCKNSKNVKNNRGGNNKRRKSR; encoded by the coding sequence ATGTCACAGGGATTTTTACCAATATGTAAAAAGGATATGGAAGAACGGGGCTGGGAACAGTTGGACTTTGTGTACATTTCAGGGGACGCTTATGTAGACCATCCATCATTTGGACCGGCAGTTATTACAAGGCTTCTGGAAGATTATGGATACAAGGTCGGAATCATCGCACAGCCGGATTGGAAAGATAAGAACAGCATCACCGTTCTTGGCGAGCCAAGACTTGCTTTTCTGGTATCGGCAGGTAATATGGATTCTATGGTAAATCATTACTCTGTATCAAAAAGGCGTAGAAGTACAGATGCCTATACTCCAGGCGGTGTTATGGGAAAACGTCCGGATTATGCGGTGACAGTCTATGGCAACCTGATCCGCCAGGTTTATAAAAAGACACCAATCATTCTCGGAGGAATCGAGGCGAGTCTTCGAAGACTGGCACATTATGATTATTGGTCCAATAAATTAAAACGCTCCGTGCTATTGGATTCCGGGGCGGATATTATTTCATATGGAATGGGTGAGCATTCGATCATTGAGATTGCGGAGGCGTTAGATAGTGGACTTAGTATTCAAGATATTACTTACATTCCGGGAACTGTGTGTAAGGTCAAGAGTCTGGACAGTGTCTATGAACCGACAATTCTCCCATCCTATGAGCAATTGAAAGAGGACAAGCTCAATTATGCAAGAAGTTTTTATGTGCAGTATTGTAATACAGATCCGTTTTCGGGGAAATGTCTCGTAGAGCCTTACAGCGATCATCTTTATGTTGTACAGAATCCGCCTGCAAAACCGCTTTCTCAGGACGAGATGGATCTGGTGTATGGCCTTCCGTATATGAGGACTTACCATCCGAGTTATGAAAAAGACGGAGGGGTTCCGGCAATCAAAGAAATCAAGTTCAGTCTGATCAGTAACCGTGGCTGTTTTGGAGGGTGCAGCTTCTGTGCCCTGACCTTTCATCAAGGAAGGATTGTGCAGACGAGAAGTCATGAGTCCTTATTAAAAGAAGCGAATGAAATGGTGAAGGACAAGGATTTTAAAGGATATATTCATGACGTTGGAGGCCCAACGGCAAACTTCCGTGCACCGTCCTGTGAAAAGCAGTTAAAATACGGCGTCTGCAAGGAAAAGCAGTGTCTGTTCCCGAAACCGTGTAAAAATATGAAGGTCGATCACCGGGATTACGTGGCACTTCTTAGAAAATTGCGTAAAATACCTGGAGTCAAGAAAGTTTTTATCCGTTCCGGAATCCGGTTCGATTACGTTATGGCAGATAAGGATGACACATTTTTAAAGGAACTGTGCCAGTATCATATAAGCGGGCAGCTTAAGGTTGCACCGGAGCATGTATCAGACGCAGTCCTGGAGAAAATGGGAAAACCGGAGAATTCTGTCTATAAGGGGTTTGTAAAACGGTATAAAAAAATGAACGAGCGTCTTGGTATGGATCAATATCTTGTGCCGTATCTAATGTCTTCTCACCCGGGGTCAACGTTAAAGGAAGCAGTCGAGCTTGCAGAACATTTGCGGGATCTTGGATATATGCCGGAGCAAGTACAGGACTTCTATCCGACACCGTCCACCATATCTACCTGTATGTATTACACAGGCGTAGACCCAAGAAATATGAAACCAGTTTATGTACCGAAGAACCCGCATGAAAAAGCAATGCAGAGAGCATTGATCCAGTACCGGGATCCGAAGAATTATGATCTGGTCATGGAGGCGCTTAGAAAATCCGGGCGCATGGATCTGGTGGGATTTGACCAGAAATGCTTGATTAAGCCAAGGAAAATCAAGTCAGACATGTCTGGAGTAAAAAGAAAGCAGAACTGCAAGAATTCAAAAAATGTAAAAAATAACAGAGGCGGAAACAATAAACGCCGAAAGAGCAGATAA
- a CDS encoding SDR family NAD(P)-dependent oxidoreductase, with product MMKIALITGASSGLGREFARQIPKLYQNLDEIWVVARRAERLNELEMELKVPVRIFDGDLNQDYIYKKLGIALGKSHANVRMLVNAAGYGKIGTFCEYGWKEETGMVDLNCRSLTRMTALCLPYMHCGSRIVNLSSAAAFGPQPGFAVYAATKSYVYSLSMALGRELKGSGIYVTAVCPGPVDTEFFDHTGKEVASVKKKFRADAKDVVRKALIDSVRGKKISVYGLPMKAAWVASKIVPDSVIVAVMEKIAE from the coding sequence ATGATGAAGATAGCATTGATTACAGGGGCATCTTCCGGACTTGGAAGAGAATTTGCAAGGCAGATTCCAAAGCTTTATCAGAATCTGGATGAAATCTGGGTCGTCGCAAGACGGGCAGAACGTCTGAACGAACTGGAAATGGAATTAAAAGTTCCGGTGCGTATTTTTGACGGAGATCTGAACCAGGATTATATTTATAAAAAACTGGGAATAGCACTGGGAAAATCCCACGCCAATGTACGGATGCTCGTAAATGCGGCGGGTTATGGAAAGATTGGAACATTCTGCGAGTATGGCTGGAAGGAAGAAACCGGCATGGTAGATCTCAACTGCCGGTCACTGACAAGAATGACAGCACTTTGTCTTCCGTATATGCATTGTGGCAGCAGAATTGTGAACCTTTCATCAGCTGCAGCATTTGGGCCACAGCCTGGATTTGCAGTGTATGCAGCAACAAAATCTTACGTTTACAGCCTGTCCATGGCACTTGGCAGAGAACTCAAAGGAAGCGGTATTTATGTGACTGCCGTGTGTCCGGGACCGGTGGATACAGAATTCTTTGACCATACCGGAAAAGAAGTCGCAAGTGTGAAAAAGAAATTTCGTGCCGATGCGAAAGACGTGGTCAGAAAAGCTCTGATCGACAGCGTGAGAGGCAAAAAGATTTCCGTGTATGGTCTACCCATGAAAGCTGCCTGGGTGGCATCAAAAATTGTGCCGGACAGTGTGATCGTGGCAGTGATGGAGAAAATTGCAGAATAG
- a CDS encoding RluA family pseudouridine synthase → MKETIIKENESGQRLDKYLKKYLPQAPGSFIYKMLRKKNITLNGKKAAGQEKLNTGDSIKFFLAEETIDKFTGNAAASESYPVKKDLEIIYEDDNILLINKPAGMLSQKAKKEDVSLVEYVIGYLLSNGSVTKEELLTFHPGICNRLDRNTSGMVVAGKSLAGLQIMGEAFKERTLAKYYLCLVKGCIKETSHIRGYLKKDEKTNKVMISRKMSEGAAAIETEYEPVAYQKELTLLKVHLITGRTHQIRAHLASIGHPLMGDYKYGNISWNHQYETYGVKTQMLHSYELHFPQMPKPLENLSKNVFQARVPGKFYRLIKETAWEHGTQEALEVLH, encoded by the coding sequence ATGAAAGAGACGATTATCAAAGAAAATGAGTCCGGTCAGAGGCTGGACAAATATTTGAAAAAATATCTTCCCCAAGCGCCTGGGAGTTTCATTTATAAAATGCTCAGAAAGAAGAATATTACATTAAATGGGAAAAAGGCAGCAGGACAGGAGAAACTTAATACCGGAGATTCGATAAAGTTTTTTCTTGCAGAGGAGACAATCGATAAATTTACAGGAAATGCAGCAGCAAGTGAGTCTTATCCGGTAAAAAAGGATTTGGAGATTATTTATGAAGACGATAATATCCTGCTTATAAATAAACCGGCAGGCATGTTATCTCAGAAAGCGAAGAAAGAAGATGTGTCACTGGTGGAATATGTGATTGGATATCTTCTGTCAAATGGTTCTGTTACAAAAGAAGAACTTCTGACATTTCACCCTGGAATCTGCAACCGGCTGGACCGAAACACAAGCGGTATGGTCGTGGCAGGGAAAAGCCTGGCCGGGCTTCAGATTATGGGGGAAGCTTTTAAAGAAAGAACCCTTGCAAAATATTACCTTTGTCTGGTCAAAGGCTGTATTAAAGAAACTTCACATATTCGTGGATATCTGAAAAAAGATGAGAAAACGAATAAAGTTATGATTAGCCGGAAAATGTCGGAAGGGGCAGCAGCCATTGAGACAGAATATGAGCCAGTGGCTTATCAAAAAGAGCTTACGCTGTTAAAGGTTCATCTGATTACCGGTCGGACGCACCAGATCCGTGCACATCTGGCAAGTATCGGACATCCGTTAATGGGGGACTACAAATATGGAAATATATCCTGGAACCACCAGTATGAGACATATGGTGTAAAGACACAAATGCTACATTCTTATGAGCTACATTTTCCGCAGATGCCAAAACCTTTGGAAAATCTTTCGAAAAATGTATTTCAGGCGCGTGTTCCGGGCAAATTTTATCGACTTATTAAGGAGACAGCATGGGAACATGGAACTCAAGAGGCCTTAGAGGTTCTACATTAG